The genome window CGCAAAATGGCGTCTGCCATTGACAAATCAATGGAAGAAACGACTGTCAAATGCAAGCAAAGTGAAACGAATCCAATTGGTGGCTTAGGGAAATGCAGTTGGGGGGTAGTGAGGTGGTGAGGGGAGGCACAAATCTTCAAACATGCAACTTGGTGGCAATTGAAAACTCATTGACAGTTGACAATTGGAaggaacaacaaaagcagagcagagtaTCATCAAAAGGTACGAGCTCGAAAGGAAATATTCAGAACGAAGCCAAGGGAGACACCAAACTCAATTGCAGTTACTCGTACATTGTCATTTccatttctcttttttctaccaaacaacaacaacaacaacaacaacaaaaatccaGAACTTTACTGAGCTGCTTGTCATTGACAGGCACTTTTCCATGTTCttgttattcatttgttttgctcgtctcttgttttgcatttgttttttctatttcttaaaattgcggagacattttgtatttgaaattgtcAGAAGCAATTGATATTCATCGATGTCTTTTatggggtagaagggtataatAGCTTTATAGCAAgggaaattttattttagcattCAACCATTGTGTTAATCTTCACATACAActgcaataataacaagtgcgatcagataaagaagaagttatttaataaacacttttgtatggaaaaaaaaCATCTACATACAACATTTCTTAGtgccttggctgacaatctggtatattgtgtgcttaatggtatattttaagtgtagtactatatcaatataccaaatatttttgtggtatagtaattttatatattttaagaataattccacagtgttttctttttatttacaatgtgTAGAGAGTATCTTCCAGTCgggttttattatttgctcatGGTAATAACAGTTTCATATATTCTTAGCTGGTGTTTCAAAGTCGAGCAGTCTCAACTTACTCTTGACTTCTGATTACATTGAAGTCAAGTGAAATTTATTACCAGCATTGGCAAAACAATCTTCTCTGCAATAATATGTCTAACGCGTACCACAAATACAGCagattcaaattaaaatatgtggATGCAGCATTGctcaaataaatttcacagTCTAACGCATCTGCAAGTATGCAACAATAACTGcagttaacattttttttgctccttCATTTTTGGCGATGTCTTTGATTAGAAATTTAATGCACGTACTCAATGAAGAAATTCCAAGTGCAACGCGTTCGCAGGGTCAGCAGTTGACTACAGCTGGCGATGCGAAGCGAAGAGGGGCAGGAGATGGCTGCCAATTGCTTTTCAACATATTTGATGCGGCAATGGCGATGTCGATGGTGACctcgacgttgacgtcgatGGCGATGTCGACGCAGACTCTCGACATTTTGCAACTTGGCCACGTACAAAAACGTTGGCAGCAAAGTGTAAAAccaacagctacagcaataACAACTCACAGCAATGGAAACAGCTTAAACATACAAGATGTTGTGTGTACATACTTACTGGCATAACGTATACGATTGTAAGTAAGTATACGCCACGATGACCGAAACAACAAACATCAAATGTAATCGGAGCTAATAAGAAAACTAAGCAGATCCTTGCAGGTCACGATTTCCGCTCGTTTCGCATtcgatttggatttggatttgcgATGCTAACGCCATTGCTAACGCCAATGCATCGAATCCGACTGCACAGTGACGCAGTGAACACGAGGAATTTACTCAATCGGCTCGCATACCATTTGGAGGAgcattaataatttaactgGCATCTTTCGGTTCACTGTGCGAACTGGACGCTTTAGCATGCCATGTCAATGGGCATTTAATGGCGTTCGCCATTATGCAGCACATCAAATGCACCAAAAATACGCTTCGTTGGCAAAAGTAAATGCTGCATGGTCAGGTTCTGGGACAAGACTCCATATCTAGGGTTCGTCTTGGTCTTGGTCTCAGCCGCGCTGACACTGCGTTGTCTTGGATTTGGCATTAGTCTCGAGTCTCGCATCTCGCATCTTGAGTCTAGACCCTGGGCACGATTTACAATTTTGTGCAGCAGCTTTTGTTGCGTTTCTCGTAATTTTTCGTGAATTTCAACACGTACTCGCATTCCATCTTCGTCGTCTTCGCCTTCACTGTCCGTTCATTCCGATGGGAAGCACATTGGCTGGAAGAAGCCACTTTACCGTCGATTGTAATGCCATAGccttttgaataaaattagcattaaCAGCTCACACTTCTAGCTAAACGAGTGAATCCGCTCTCCGCTGCATCCGTCTTGAgacaggtgtgtgtgtgcgggagATCAATAAAAATTCGCAATGTTTCTTTGTGCGCCATATGGTGCGAGTGCCATTAGATGCAGTATTTTAGCCTAGCCTGATGTCAGAAACGTGCTTAGTGATGACTTCTGAGCACTCAAGCATAGAGTTGCTGCATTTAATAATCGTTAATATTCATACAACACCTAAACTAAGTTATTATTACGAACTACTCAACACTTAAATGAAGTAATCAAAGATTACTACTTAACACTTGAAATAAGAAAGTATCGATACGAGAAGGAAATAATTAGAGAATCGACTTGTTTACGATCGAAGATAAAAGAAACATTGAGAAAAAAAGCAAGctaatttaatatgcaaatggTGTAAGCAAGGAACTGTGAATATGATATATCGATAGTTTAAACACTCAATCGATAGTACGTTAGTTGGCAGCACTGAGCAATAAGAAAAGGTTGCCAGCTCAATCGATCGAGAAAGAATGAATGAGAAAGCCTTTCACCTCTTTACAAATGAAAGGATGATCTGTCGAGGATGTGCACGTGAAGTCAATAAAATAgaactgattttaaaaatcaaatgttCGGCGTTAGTTTTCAATTGCAACAATTCGATTGTCGGTCAACTAGTTTTACTGAAAGTGCTCTGATTAACTTTTTGGGGGCCACATCAATTACGAGTTACGAGAAACCCCGGTTTCCCATCTCGTCTAAAAGCTCGGAAAACTAATTGgtggaaaattaagtttttgcacaaaaatgttgcgcaaattgaaatgcaatcgAGGCAAAGCGGattattgaaaaacttttatgATTGAATTTTGCGGCCCCTTACAGAGCGCCCCAAAAAGCGCAACGAGATCTTAATGTGAGGCCCCATCaatgcgagagtgtgtgtgtgtgtgtgagtgagtgcaTGTGAGGCACATGTGTGCGACTAGCTGGCAGAGCTTATGTATGAGTACTTTTATCGAATGTTTGCCAAAAAGGCCAAGAATTGTGTGTCGGGTAAGACTTAGACTATCacccttccctctctctctctctctcaaccTCGTaagtttgtgtgtttgtgtagagtagagtagagtagaggTTTTGGCAAGCGCTCTAACGATTTACTCGTATATTTTGCTACTTTcgctataaaatataaatatgcaataaaacaaaacgacGACAGGCCGAGCTTATGCATTACAGTAGccatctcactctctcgctctctatctttgtgaaaatatttgctagAAAACGAAGACATAAACTCAGAAATATGGCGCATTTCGCATTTGGCAAGGCgcaagacaaaaacaaaacaaagcacaaaaaaaaagcaaacgacACATGACAGGCAACAGTGGCGAAGTAAGCAGCACAAGCAAAGTGAAGCGAAGACAGAGAAAGACAAAGACTCAGACACAAATACAGGCGCAGAAAGGCATTCCTAAATAGCAGTAGCAGAGAACACACACATGAGTTAGTGCgggcgtatgtgtgtgtgtgtgtactcgTATGTATATGAACATATTGCATTGTTGTGCTAAATTGCGCGCTCAGCTGGCGCACGAGTTGACTGCATTTCGCTTGCAGCATTTACGAATAGGAATGGGAAAGGGAATCGCAATGGGAATGGGGAATAGAAGAAGCACCCATTTTATGAAGCGCGCATATGTTGCGAGACTAAAGCCCACAGTGGAAGTGGGAGTGGGAAGGGTAGAGAAGATTTTACAAGCGTGTGTGGTTGtacattaaaaagaaaaagacaaaaaaaaacaaggctACTGCACGCTGCGgagcaataaaaaatgaaaggCTTGACAGGCACATTCCCTAGGCAAATCACTGCAGATGCACATAAAGCAAATCGtttggcatttgttttgatttccaATGATTGTTCAAAATATCAACGACGACAGTTGAGGATTGTAATAAGACACCCGAGCAGCATTTCACTGTATACTTAGTATAGGAAGAGCAATCCTGAATGTGTCTTAACTAATTTAATACCATCtattactttaaaaaacgACGGAACATATTTGAAAGTCACGTCAGAATTCTTAATCACCTTCAGTTGAGTGTTCGCTCCATTTGGCACTGCACTTTTTCGTCTCTCTCATATGCAAGTGACCTAACTGACCCTTTTAACAAACTCCCGGCACTCGATAGTGAAAGTTTCTTATCATAATTTACAAGACAATTAGCCAGACATGGTCCCCCGTTGTTTCTCCCCCTTGTCGTTGTCTGTCTTCGAATGTTACAGGCAAGCAACGGGTTCTTGTCTACCGTATATCGATGGCAAAAAGTTCGTCCATGCTGTGATGCTGTGGAAGCTACTTAAAGTTTGCAGCCACAGAGTAGCACAGACAATAATTAGccaaatttattgtaattaggGACACACGCACGGACCAAAACATGTGGCCTcaactccacacacacacacacacacacacacacatcctcGTAATTATTATCATTACCTTCGCTCGTGGACCTTCTAATGGTTGTCGCATGTGTGCGTACGAGCTGAGAACGCATTTAATTGCACAAAGCAGCATTCGCAGTTGCTTTGCTCTTAGCgacatattaaataattcagtTTGTTGTAAGTGCCGGGCTGCATCCTTAAGCTGTCACAGGCATATGGCCTGGCCTCGCCTGGCCAGCAACGACGGTGCACGACAagctcaaactcaaactcgaaAGCGAACTCAAACTCGAACGCAAAGTCAAAGGTAACTGTAGCAGTAAGGGACAATGAAGAATGGTAAATAGAAGTAACAAAGTGAGCCTCATGCAGTCGAGTCACGTCACAGCATGTCGCTAATTTTTTGTAGCTTTTTTGCACTCTTCTAAAAGTTTCTCCGCACTGCGCTAGAAGGTAGACAACGAAATAAAGAGAATGGGCGAGGTGGAGAGGCCTCTTCAACACATACTCTGTATAATTTCGTCATTTGAAGAACTTTCTAGAAGTGtcttcaataaatttgaatctAATTTAAACCTAGATATTTTCCAAAACATAGAAATAAGATTCGATATCTTTAAATAGAATCAACTCAAGTGCGTTTTAACCATTCGCTTTGAGAGCTTAAACAATGACGAAATGCGAGATGGAGTGACTGAGAGATGGGTTCATTTAAGGCAGAGGAGCAGAATCAACGCAACAAATACGGAAAAAGTGCAGCATACCGCATGGCGCACGTTTTCTTTTGTAAACTTTATTATTTCGtgttaaaagtaaataaacttATGCGGGTCGCTCTCCATTccttttctcttctcttctttccTTTCTATGTGTCATGCACGTGTGTATGTATCTTTctcagtatgtgtgtgtaagaggCCCCTCACTTAAGTGAAACTCGCACTTCAGCCTTAGTGAGaatgggagagagagagagagagagaacaaatAGAAAGAGAGCGGAGTGTGAGATGTAGGCGTCTTCGTACTAtattgtttgccatttgcgGTGGCTTTGCTGTCAGCCAGCCAgtccaaattgaaattggacATTAGACGTACACACAACGACAGAACAAAATGGCAGTTGCCGCGACTCTGCTGACAACTACAACTGGTATGtatagcaataacaacaacaagagggacaacaacaattgctgcaACAACTACTGTTTGTTGGTAGTGCACAGCTCGTCGTCCTGCCAATGTCACTCTCATTGTGAATGACAACGCCCCTGGTACGTGATTTCATTTCCGTTCCGTTCGCCTTTGTGTACTGCACCTCGTAACTCGCTTCAACTTTTTGCTGAGAGGAGCCGTGTTTCAGTCTCAAGCTCTGTCCTCTTTTTTTGGGGGTCGCTTTGAATGCTAACTAGTTAGAAAGAGACAGTTGACAAGACGGTGTGCTCCACTGTTAGATACCCGCACCTCATTTACCAAACATAGCGAATTTAAACACGTTAGATAGGCgctttacttttttaatttttgagattccaatatattgaaatagtttAAAGCAGTTTCATTACCCCTCTTACTTTTATACGTATTGCTGGGTTCCCTCCAAGTTGTTACCCAGTAGAAATTGACATAACAAACAGACCGAAAGTAACTACAAATCCAACTATTCGTTTGTCTTTACTAATGTAcgcatgtacatatgtagtatGAGTTTTACATGTCAACTCTTATGCTTACTCTAGTGCTTACTTCAGCAGGCGTGTCGTCACAAAATTTGAGTTGCGTTAATCTGGTTGGCTGTCAAGCTCACCTTGCAACAGGTAACTCCACCTACCGTATAGAACAAGTATTCACCATGACTAGTAGAGTTTTCTTTAGATTAAAACGGTTTACAACATTGTAACATTTAACACTATAAATAATTAGCGGGCATATATTTAATAACCAGATGATCATAGTGTAGTTTATGTATTCTGCATAATAAGCTACGATATATAGgtttacaaaatatgtatttgatagcaatttattttaaaagtacaGTATATAAAAActagatttaaatatagaaaaactAATATCTAATAATATGTATTGttccattttattattgtttttaattaaaacaatttttaagtaatatatatatatagaacttttaaactttgataatattaaaattatttcaccTATTAGGTTCGCAAATTTGTATACTGTTAGCAGCACTTTTATTGTaatgaagaaaataatatattttatttttacatttttctgtttataacaaaaaatacttaatagtTATATTTATTCGAGAATCTTCAATTATCAATCAGGATGCAAAACAAGTAACAAAGCTACCGTGcggtattatatatatataaaaatataccaaatttatataccacaaatactaacatataccaaaaggtATATTTCAAACAATAATATACTGTTGCAGTTTATATTTCTTACaatctcaaaatataatatatggaAAGACGAAAAGTAAGAATATTTAACTTTcctcataaaaaatatataccatatatactttatagtatCTGAGTTCACGACCCCAAgctaatatatattgtatacacatctatttctatttttaacgtgaataaaatataataattgtttaactATACAGAAATTTGTGGTTTGACGACAAATCTTATGACTAATGAACGAGTAAGAATAACAAAGACTAATAACGGTCAGAAGTTCAAAACAAAATCTCCATAAGAAAATCTGACGGGTGACAAACGAGTTtgtttgaataaaatttaaatttaaatttcaaagtcAAGGCCACAAATGTCAAACACGGGTATAATTAACTCCCAGAGCCGAAGCCCGTGACGCGTCAATGGCAATAAAACAGGTGTCTAGCACAATTAAGACTATTCAGTTAGTGTGTGTCTACGactaaaacaaatattagCTAAATTAAAGCAATAGTTAATTAGtagacaaacaaaaattatgaatgcTTTGCCATGCGATGTTGATAGGATaagcatatgtacatatgagAAATGTGGGACAATCATATTTAAGAGTAACTGTGACCAATCACACACATGCGAGTAACAGAGACTGCATGCAGCAACAACGGAAGCCTTTTAAAACGTGTTTATCTATGCAAATGCTTAACCATAAATTTACTTCCCAAAACGTAGCCAACTTTTAACGATCGACATTTACATACGATGATCATATGAGAGAAGGAGAAGCGAGCAACACACTCAAATTGTTGgtagccacacacacacacacataaaattaacaacaagTTTAAAATTCGTTTGGGCCATGAATCTACTAACATACACTCATATTTGTCTGCTAGACTTGAAGCTCTTGTTTGCATTTAACATGCGACTAGTTCCAAGCACTCAGAAAGAGTCGACCAGCCAGTCTTGGTGTACaagtatggtatatttaatatctaCGAACCCAAAACCAACATTTGTACTTAAagagaaaacataaaaatgatagcaaaaaaataagcaGCAATGCTTATGATATACTGTctgataattttaatttgtagttGCAATTTAACTCTCCGCCAACTCAAAATCTTCAAGTGAAGGCAACAATTCGAAGACTAAGAAAACACAGTCCAGCCACAAAGTCAATGGCAGAgagaaacaaattaaaagatCGTCATAAATTACAAGTTATACAACAAAGCGTAATGAATATGaggaaataatttaaaagaagaaacaaaataaaacatcaaATTAACTACGCAGCGtcaaagaaattttgaattaacattaaaaaatatgcttCTTTATGATCCGCCTTTTACTACACAATACTCTTTGTAACTGTTTAATATAAAAGGCAGAAAAATATAGTCCTActaatattcaattaatctATTAATTAACAAACTCAACACACTCCcccttattattatttctccTTAATAGTTTAATGGTTAAGTTAAAATCAGACActaaaaattgatttagaaCGTTAATTCTATGCCAAATTATGAAgcaaataaatcttttttttaatattgttctTTAACTAATCAATTATTTGGAATTGAGTGAACCAACTCGATTGTTGTGAAAATTTAAGattcaatatcaatatttcagtttatCCGTCAGTTCAGGTTGTTAAATTGTATACcctattgtatattttcaatctATTAGTATATCgttatactaaataataatactcaGTACTTTTGATGTAGattaatttgacatattttaataaaactacCCAACTTTCATGCTTCTATTAAACAAAGATAGCGGGTATCACatagtcgagtacactcgactggaGTTTTCTTCGTTGTTATTATAGAATGAGGCGGATATgtcaaaattctaaaattaacTCTCGATGAATAACGttataaaaaacatataattGCTTAACATTTGGTTTATAGTGGCAAGATCTGCGTTTTTTATACAGACGAGACAAGCGGATAGACCTGTCATGACTCAATCTACTGACATACAATACTGTATGGGGATCTTTCTTAAAGTGAAGCTTCTTAAAATGATCTATTCATTTCCGATTTACCTCCCGCgagtttttctttgttttttatataattttaatactaTGCTAATTTAAGTAAGACAATAGGCTGGCTACGCAACCTTCAAGAATCAATCGGAAGCAGCAAATATATCAATGTTTTAGAAATCATCTTAACTAACGGACCCACATTTTATATACTCTGCAGCAGCTGGCCACAATTAAAGAACTAGAAAACGAAACTGGTTTGGTCAGATTACGTACTTCGAAAAGCGAAGAAAACATCTAAATAACGTAAGGGTCTTAGGTCATAAATCATTAACTATGTTACATACGTTTGATACACTTAAAATAAACCACTTTCAGGATTAGCTAATGGTTGAGATAGCCAGACATTAGCTATTAGTGATTCAAAAAGAGGGCCCAATCAGTGATTAAAACTGGTTTCGTTCGTAGATCGTCTaggaatttaaataatttctgcAGTTTATTCGAGCAATGAACTATTAAGTGGCCATAAACTAGAAAATGAAACCATTCATTTCgacatatttgcatttgaatttagGCACTGCATTTGTAAATCAgataatatcatttttattattaggTATAGAATCTtacttttaatcaaatatagTAAAGCGCACACAAATGTGttcatattaataattaaataacatcattttccattttgagTGCTTTTATGAGATGTTTCACAATTCTTTAATATCAttataaaaaatcaatttgatggcataaattaaacaatcaGTTAATAAATTCTATGGCCAACGAGATAGAAGATAATCACCGTGATGGTAATTTTTGCCTCACAAGCCAATTAACGGAAGACACATCGAATTGATTGGCCGCCAGCCTAAAGACTGGTCTGATTCCGAGTATTCGCTTTTGGCCACATcgcagccaaagccaaagccaaaagtaTTTACAGTCCAAATATTGAATACaccaaagcaaagcgaacACCCGATTGACGCATTCgcatgaaattttaattttaatttgagctCTCATCTATGAATAGTATAAAAAGATTCAGCCCAGCCCCAAAACAGACAGAAGCGATCCAAACGCTTGTGGAGTAAGAGTAAAAAACACTAATCAAAATGGTAAGAGCCACAAAACGGTTTATTCCATCGATCAAGGATTGATACTAACTGCAATTTATTCTCAGAAATTCctgattgttgctgttgccttccTGGCCTGCGCCAGCGCTGATGTTTCCCACTTGTCGGGTTACAACTACCAGGCGCCCGCTCCTGTCTACCAGCCAGCACCTGCTCCGATCTCGATCCCAGccccagctccagctccagtcTACCAGCCAGCTCCTGCTCCCGCTCCAGTCTACCAGCCAGCTCCTGCTCCAATCTCGATCCCAGcaccagctccagctccagtcTACCAGCCAGCTCCTGCTCCCGTGCATTACGAAGCTCCTGCACCGGCTCCAGTCAGCACTTACATTCCCCCCCGCACCCGTCTCGATCCCAGCCCCAGCACCAGCTCCAGTCTACCAACCAGCTCCTGCTCCGATCTCGATCCCAGCCCCAGCACCAGCTCCAGTCTACCAGCCCGCTCCCGCTCCAGTCCACATTGAGGCTCCTGCCCCAGCTCCAGTCTACCAGCCCGCTCCTGCTCCCATCCGCGTCGAGGCTCCAGTCCCAGCTCCAGTGAACACCTACATTCCTCCCGCACCCGTCTCGATCCCAGCCCCAGCTCCCGCTCCAGTCTACCAGCCAGCTCCTGCCCCTGCTCCAGTCTACCAGGCTCCTGCTCCCGCTCCAGTCTACCAGGCTCCAGCCCCAGCTCCAGTCTACCAGCCTGCTCCCCGCTCCAGCTCCAGTCTACCAGCCTGCCCCTGCCCCAGCTCCAGTCTACCaggctccagctccagctcccgTTTACCAGCCACAGCCCGTGATCGAGGAAATCGAGCAGCCTTCCGTCGATGGTTACCGTTACAAGACCGTGCGTCGTCGCGTCTACCGTCGCAACCGTCTGTAAATGTGTAGCTTAAATCCTGAAAATACTCGTTACGAATTACCCAAGtaattgtaatattaaaaaatacctgaaaaataccaaaaaaataccgcattattgtattttagaaTCGAGGAATCAGCAAGAGTCCCATGTGAGTTCTTTGAAAACTTTGCTCAACTCAGCATTATAAATTGAAGCCAGAAATTTATGAAAGTCAAGTACAAGCTTTTTAGAGAAAAGAAATCGAATTCCATCCCCAACTCAATCTTCACCTCTAACTGAAGTGCCATCGCCAGGAAATAAATGCAAGGCGACTGACAGTAAAACAGTCAAGCAGTAGCAAGAAAGAAGTTAAATCCGCGAACCCCAATCACCCAATCCCAATGGAGTTGCCGCAAAGCATTCGGCATGCACTCGCATTTATCACGGAATTTATGGGCTGGAATGGGCTTTGATGATGTGGAAATTTTTCTCGTTAGATTCAAAAGTTTCGTCCTCATCCTCATTTGTATCCGTTTACGGGAACATGGCCACAAATAGGGCCAGCATTGGCCTCATCAGTGCAATGACCACTTGTGGCTGAGGTAGCCACAATTGCGCTAACAAGACGCACAAGACGCCCAGAgacagagcagcagcatatcGACAGGCAGCATGCAGACGAAAGAAAATTAACAAGAAAATGCGATGACAACGGCGACGTCTTTACGATTTGATTAGGGAAATGTCTGCAACGAAGCTACTTACTAAAGCTCCTCTTCCCGTTTGATATTTGGGTTCACTTTCGGGTTTTTCAACGATCCGGATTTAAGTCCCACCACAGAAGCTAGATGCCACCGCATATCCTAATTAAAACCCGACCAAATTACGCAATTAAAACCTATAAATTTTTACATGGACAACCACATGGCGCATTACAAATTTCCCAGTCCAAAGCGGATTttgttaattgcattttggtCAAATATTGGCAGctcaattaaatgaattaaaatgcttttacGCTTTGATTCGCAAACATTGAGGCTAAAAATGGATTGGCTGCAATTGGGTACTCGACTATATTGATACTATTCGTgaaatttcaaacaatttgACAGGTAATTAGAATTTCCTCTATTCAATTCTACCGCACTAATCagtcggtatattttctacgCTAAAGAATATTGAAATGGTGTATCTAAAATGTTTGTTGATTATTGATTcgatacattttttataattttgtggtAGTGTAGAAATTAGTAAGCAAAGTGTGATGTATATTCTCTTTAGTCAATAAACCTTGTCAAATCACATTTCAATCagatatttatacccgctatccatagggttGAAAGTTGCATCTCAGTCCCGAGATATTATAGTCATGTAAGGTATGTCTAGCCTCAGATGATGCTCTGAGATCTTAAGTGCTTTGGTggacaatctagtatattttgtactctatggtatattttaaatgcagtagTATATCAACATACTACATAtggcctttggtatatttattttgagcaATAATAACGATTCGCTTTTATGGTATACTTTGAATGAAGTAGTAagtaaatatactaaatatgttatttggtatatttcaaaattgtatcGACAAGTATTCcactgtcgagcacactctagCACGTAGTATATGTTATTCGTTGAACTTACTGATTAATTTATACGATTAGATCAGCAGTGTTTAAAGttcagaatatttttatagaataGAGCATGATTAGTTTACTAATTTACACGCATagctattaaatatattgaaaaatatgtacacatatttatatgtaaattagTTTATTCGGAAATGagaataatacattttatctCAATGT of Drosophila nasuta strain 15112-1781.00 chromosome 3, ASM2355853v1, whole genome shotgun sequence contains these proteins:
- the LOC132790229 gene encoding LOW QUALITY PROTEIN: skin secretory protein xP2-like (The sequence of the model RefSeq protein was modified relative to this genomic sequence to represent the inferred CDS: deleted 1 base in 1 codon) is translated as MKFLIVAVAFLACASADVSHLSGYNYQAPAPVYQPAPAPISIPAPAPAPVYQPAPAPAPVYQPAPAPISIPAPAPAPVYQPAPAPVHYEAPAPAPVSTYIPPAPVSIPAPAPAPVYQPAPAPISIPAPAPAPVYQPAPAPVHIEAPAPAPVYQPAPAPIRVEAPVPAPVNTYIPPAPVSIPAPAPAPVYQPAPAPAPVYQAPAPAPVYQAPAPAPVYQPAPAPAPVHIEAPAPAPVRVAPAPAPVNQYIPPAAPAPAPAPVHIEAPAPAPVRVAPAPVPAPVNQYIPPAAPAPAPAPVQSAPVLAPQPVLEEIEPVSADGYRYKTVRRVIRRRL